One Candidatus Kryptobacter tengchongensis genomic window, TCTTAAGATATTCATATTTTATATCTTCCACAAATCCGGTTACTATTATATTCTTGGAAGCCATCATCCTTATCCTTAAAGGAGGATTTTTACCAACAATATAAAATTTAGCATTTGGTTCTTTTTCCAGAATATAAGGTAATATCTCACGAACAAAAAAGTAAATAGCATCTAAGTTAGGAAAGTATGAAAGATTACCTATAAAAGCAATTCGCTTCGGATCATATATAACATCGCCTTTAATTTCAAAAAAACTTTCGTTAATACCATTATAAATTACCTTAAAATTAGCATTTATTCCGTTAGATTTAAGGTATTCCATGTCAAAACTTGAGCATAAAAAAGAAACATCAAATTTTTCCGCTATTTTCTCATAAGATAGAACCCGTTTAAACTCCCTAAAGATCAAAAATCGCTTTATAGGTTTTTTTTCAACATTATAAAATCTATACAAATACAAAGAAATAGCGTCAATTAAGTCAAGAACATTAAGTATTCCCTTACTAAAATTTTCGTCAAAATATTGTGCTCCTCTTATTAAACAATAAAAAACAACATCTGGCTTACTATCATTTATCAACTTCTTTATTACTATCTTCATCTTCTTAGAATAAAACCATAAAACTTGCAA contains:
- a CDS encoding Glycosyltransferase involved in cell wall bisynthesis; this translates as MKILIVTTRLPFPPYKGDKLRIFNLAKYLAKRNQVKIVSIIKSKKEARYVDELSKYKIEVVPVYLPLWKRLFNIILGVFRREPLQVLWFYSKKMKIVIKKLINDSKPDVVFYCLIRGAQYFDENFSKGILNVLDLIDAISLYLYRFYNVEKKPIKRFLIFREFKRVLSYEKIAEKFDVSFLCSSFDMEYLKSNGINANFKVIYNGINESFFEIKGDVIYDPKRIAFIGNLSYFPNLDAIYFFVREILPYILEKEPNAKFYIVGKNPPLRIRMMASKNIIVTGFVEDIKYEYLKSALIVAPIRFGAGMQNKIIEAIALGVPVVTTTLSLNGLPPELKEFVFVADQPEEFATRVIEILNNPKIRFHLHEVKNVVKKVLSLDIIGQELENYLANMLRNKTKEI